From Pelosinus fermentans DSM 17108, the proteins below share one genomic window:
- a CDS encoding efflux RND transporter periplasmic adaptor subunit, with the protein MKGFKLKYWIVPVVIFIGLVVVFRSGAFSSEKTQLQTNTTGVNVKIAEAQYIDTIPKLMLNGSIEGKTAAAISAKLAGRIEEVMVQEGQQVQAGDPLARLESIELANSVRTAQDAVSKAQVNYEMAVKDYNRYQTLFDQGATSQQTLDNAEGKKRIAQADLSSAVSSKSNAEQQYGYGVITAPVDGVVANVTVTVGQVVSPGAELMNVQDISQVYAVVNVEQKDLGLIKQGQPAEVTVDTYAGKVFSGTVEMINPEAGSTNRMFRTKVKINNEDGSLKSGMFSKIQLATGDAAQILTIPQAAIIQKQGIYYVFVVENDKVIRHQVEVGATSGDSIEIKSGLQPGDKLAVSNVSQLKDGDVVQIVE; encoded by the coding sequence ATGAAGGGCTTCAAACTAAAATATTGGATAGTACCAGTTGTGATATTTATTGGATTAGTTGTTGTATTCCGCAGTGGTGCATTTTCCAGCGAGAAGACTCAATTGCAAACCAATACGACTGGAGTAAATGTAAAAATTGCAGAAGCACAATATATAGACACTATCCCCAAATTAATGCTGAATGGATCAATTGAGGGGAAAACTGCAGCGGCGATTAGTGCTAAGCTAGCGGGACGTATTGAAGAAGTCATGGTACAAGAAGGGCAGCAGGTGCAAGCTGGCGATCCTTTAGCCAGATTAGAAAGTATTGAATTAGCAAATTCCGTGCGGACGGCACAGGATGCTGTAAGTAAAGCGCAAGTTAATTATGAAATGGCAGTGAAAGATTATAATCGTTATCAGACTTTGTTTGATCAAGGGGCTACATCTCAACAAACATTAGATAATGCTGAGGGGAAGAAAAGAATTGCGCAAGCAGACTTGTCTAGTGCAGTGAGCAGCAAAAGTAATGCTGAGCAGCAGTATGGCTATGGTGTCATTACAGCACCAGTAGATGGTGTGGTTGCTAATGTAACTGTCACTGTCGGTCAGGTTGTTTCACCTGGTGCCGAGCTGATGAATGTTCAAGATATTAGTCAAGTATATGCGGTTGTCAATGTTGAACAAAAAGATTTAGGTTTGATTAAACAGGGGCAGCCAGCAGAAGTCACTGTTGATACTTATGCCGGCAAAGTATTTTCCGGTACTGTTGAAATGATTAACCCTGAGGCTGGTTCTACCAATCGAATGTTCCGTACAAAGGTAAAGATCAATAATGAAGATGGCTCTTTGAAAAGCGGTATGTTCAGCAAAATACAGCTCGCTACTGGTGATGCTGCGCAAATTTTGACAATACCACAAGCCGCTATCATTCAAAAACAAGGTATTTATTACGTCTTTGTCGTTGAAAATGATAAAGTCATCCGTCATCAAGTTGAAGTTGGCGCAACTTCAGGCGATAGTATTGAGATTAAATCTGGACTACAGCCAGGTGATAAGTTAGCCGTAAGTAATGTGAGCCAACTTAAAGATGGTGACGTAGTTCAAATTGTAGAGTAG
- a CDS encoding TetR/AcrR family transcriptional regulator, producing the protein MTKDNIIVAALRLFLLRGYRNVSLMDVANEIGITKGGIYHYFGSKEELFRASIGYLFDYFGGRYTEFLSKEKTFRGTLNLLLSGEQDAYMEGLLNIKPGDYRANNASLALEIMHNFPEIQEQIDQGQLRLRNIIKEKLQAAQETGETRGDLDAKVVATIVLSVSSGLNVLGKNIINPDMHQQMIDSLWQLIGVNDVKE; encoded by the coding sequence TTGACGAAAGACAATATAATAGTAGCTGCTTTACGATTATTTTTATTACGTGGATACAGGAATGTGTCTCTCATGGATGTAGCAAATGAAATTGGCATTACTAAAGGTGGAATATACCATTACTTTGGAAGCAAAGAAGAATTATTTCGCGCAAGTATTGGTTATCTATTTGACTATTTCGGAGGAAGATATACCGAATTTTTAAGCAAAGAAAAAACATTCCGAGGAACCTTGAACCTTTTGCTAAGCGGAGAACAAGACGCTTATATGGAAGGATTGCTCAATATTAAGCCAGGGGATTATCGTGCTAATAATGCAAGTCTTGCATTAGAGATCATGCACAATTTTCCTGAAATCCAAGAACAAATTGATCAGGGGCAGCTGAGATTGCGTAATATAATAAAAGAAAAATTACAGGCAGCTCAAGAAACAGGCGAAACCAGAGGAGACTTAGATGCTAAGGTCGTAGCGACCATTGTACTTTCTGTTTCCAGCGGGCTGAATGTTTTAGGTAAGAATATAATTAACCCAGATATGCACCAGCAGATGATAGACAGTCTTTGGCAGCTTATTGGGGTGAACGATGTAAAGGAATGA
- a CDS encoding TetR family transcriptional regulator — MKELDDKKSRLLSAAKEVLAEKGLEKATISDIVKRAGMAQGTFYLYFSSKNALIPAIANDLLQTMLHKIKKEQVLSDDIWSFFHKMITVTFQVTNSYKEVLSLCYSGLAIDNTLSEWDRIYNPYYSWLAEIIAKGIEQKAIRQDVDPLVAARMVIGLIESSAEQIYLFNKLDKPLPEHQQDLFTFIHHALEHR, encoded by the coding sequence GTGAAAGAATTGGATGATAAAAAAAGTCGTTTACTATCTGCTGCTAAGGAAGTGCTTGCTGAAAAAGGCTTAGAAAAAGCTACTATTTCTGACATTGTTAAAAGAGCTGGTATGGCACAAGGAACATTTTATTTATATTTTTCCTCAAAAAATGCTTTGATCCCTGCAATCGCAAATGATCTTTTGCAGACTATGCTGCATAAAATAAAAAAAGAGCAAGTACTCTCAGATGACATTTGGAGCTTTTTTCATAAAATGATTACAGTAACATTTCAAGTTACTAATTCATATAAAGAAGTACTATCACTTTGTTATTCTGGTTTAGCGATTGATAATACCCTTAGTGAGTGGGATCGTATATACAATCCTTACTATTCTTGGCTCGCGGAAATTATTGCTAAAGGTATTGAGCAAAAAGCCATTCGCCAGGATGTAGATCCTCTGGTTGCGGCTAGGATGGTGATTGGCTTGATTGAAAGCTCTGCTGAACAAATCTATTTATTTAATAAGCTAGATAAACCCCTTCCTGAACATCAACAAGATTTATTTACTTTCATTCATCATGCTTTAGAGCATAGATGA
- a CDS encoding DMT family transporter, with amino-acid sequence MLVFAAAILEILWASMLKDADSVMMWILIFILIVASFLLLIKAYKFIPIGIAYAVFVGIGTVGTYIVSITILGEATSKQQVAFLILLLIGIIGLKLTTKEERE; translated from the coding sequence ATTCTTGTCTTCGCGGCAGCAATATTAGAAATTCTATGGGCATCAATGTTGAAAGATGCCGACTCGGTAATGATGTGGATACTGATTTTCATTTTAATTGTCGCAAGCTTCTTGCTGCTGATTAAAGCTTATAAATTCATTCCTATTGGCATTGCTTATGCTGTTTTCGTTGGTATTGGTACGGTAGGAACCTATATCGTTAGCATAACGATTCTTGGAGAAGCAACTTCCAAGCAGCAAGTCGCATTCTTAATTCTCTTACTTATTGGAATCATTGGCCTAAAATTGACCACTAAGGAGGAGCGAGAATAA
- a CDS encoding DMT family transporter — MAWIYILLAGLEEVISVVAMKYVDGFKHKKPIAVMGVGFMASFYFLSQAMQEIAIGIAYAAWSGIGTIGIAIVGILRFKEKMNILQFIFLSLILVGVVGLQLAS, encoded by the coding sequence ATGGCTTGGATTTATATTTTATTAGCTGGATTGGAAGAAGTCATTAGTGTAGTTGCCATGAAATATGTTGATGGGTTTAAACATAAAAAACCCATTGCTGTGATGGGTGTTGGATTTATGGCTAGCTTTTATTTTTTGTCGCAAGCAATGCAGGAAATTGCAATCGGTATCGCATATGCTGCATGGTCTGGCATTGGCACCATTGGAATTGCAATTGTTGGTATTCTGCGATTTAAAGAAAAGATGAATATCCTGCAATTTATATTCTTAAGTTTGATTCTAGTTGGCGTAGTTGGGTTACAGCTTGCCTCATAA
- the glpK gene encoding glycerol kinase GlpK, which yields MIRGGFLTGKYILALDAGTTSSRAIIFDQNSNIIAVAQKEFSQIFPKVGWVEHDADEIWSTQMDAIKQVLEKAGLNASDLSAIGITNQRETAVVWEKKTGRPIYNAIVWQSRQTVDICTELKAKGLEPEFQQKTGLVIDAYFSGTKVKWILDHVEGAREKAEKGELLFGTIDTWLIWKLTDGRIHVTDYSNASRTLMYNIRELKWDEKLLEYLTVPVCMLPEVKSSSEVYGKTDPNIFGNAVPIAGAAGDKQAALFGQTCFNPGMAKNTYSTGCFLLMNTGTKLVESKNGLLTTIAWGLDGTVTYALEGSVFVAGSAIEWLRDDLKILEAAPDSEYYAQKVKDTAGVYVVPAFAGLGAPYWDMKACGAILGLTRGTSKSHVVRATLNSISYQTKDVLSAMEADSGIRLQTLKVDGSAALNNLLMQFQADILGVCVDRPKITETTALGAAYLAGLAVGIWKTKEELIETWQLDTRFEPRMDAAQSTALYKGWQKAVKRAMDWVD from the coding sequence ATGATAAGGGGTGGTTTTTTGACTGGAAAATACATACTGGCGCTTGATGCAGGGACAACCAGCAGCAGGGCTATTATTTTTGATCAAAACTCGAATATAATTGCTGTGGCACAAAAAGAATTTTCGCAGATTTTTCCAAAAGTAGGCTGGGTTGAGCATGATGCAGATGAAATTTGGAGTACCCAAATGGATGCGATAAAACAGGTTTTGGAAAAGGCGGGTCTTAATGCTTCTGATCTTTCCGCTATTGGTATCACGAATCAACGAGAGACTGCAGTAGTCTGGGAGAAAAAAACAGGCAGGCCGATCTATAATGCTATTGTTTGGCAATCCCGTCAGACGGTAGACATTTGCACTGAATTAAAAGCAAAAGGATTAGAACCGGAATTTCAGCAAAAGACAGGTTTAGTGATTGATGCTTACTTTTCCGGAACAAAAGTAAAATGGATTTTAGATCATGTGGAAGGTGCTCGCGAAAAAGCAGAAAAAGGTGAATTATTATTTGGGACCATTGATACCTGGCTCATCTGGAAATTAACAGATGGGAGAATACATGTTACCGATTATTCCAATGCGTCTCGTACCTTAATGTACAATATTCGTGAATTGAAATGGGATGAAAAACTGCTGGAATATCTAACCGTACCTGTATGCATGCTTCCAGAGGTCAAGTCTTCCAGCGAAGTATACGGAAAAACAGATCCCAACATCTTCGGAAATGCCGTACCGATTGCAGGTGCTGCAGGAGATAAACAGGCGGCGTTATTTGGTCAAACTTGTTTTAACCCTGGAATGGCGAAGAATACCTATAGCACAGGCTGTTTTTTATTGATGAACACAGGCACAAAATTAGTTGAATCTAAAAATGGTTTATTGACGACCATTGCCTGGGGTCTTGACGGCACTGTAACCTACGCGTTAGAAGGCAGTGTTTTTGTTGCCGGGTCCGCCATTGAATGGCTGCGTGATGATTTGAAAATATTAGAAGCTGCTCCTGATTCTGAATATTATGCTCAAAAAGTAAAAGATACAGCTGGTGTATATGTAGTACCTGCTTTTGCTGGGCTTGGTGCACCATATTGGGATATGAAAGCATGTGGCGCAATTTTAGGGCTGACTCGCGGAACGAGTAAATCTCACGTTGTTCGTGCAACATTAAACTCGATATCCTATCAAACTAAAGATGTATTGAGTGCCATGGAAGCCGATTCAGGTATTCGATTGCAAACGCTAAAAGTCGATGGAAGTGCTGCTCTGAACAACTTGCTAATGCAATTCCAGGCCGATATTTTGGGCGTTTGTGTTGATCGTCCTAAAATAACAGAGACTACAGCTCTTGGTGCAGCATATCTTGCTGGTTTGGCTGTTGGCATATGGAAAACAAAAGAAGAACTTATAGAAACCTGGCAGCTTGATACTCGCTTCGAGCCTAGGATGGATGCTGCACAAAGTACAGCATTATATAAAGGTTGGCAAAAAGCTGTTAAACGTGCTATGGATTGGGTCGATTAA